In Vibrio sp. 10N, the following proteins share a genomic window:
- the metJ gene encoding met regulon transcriptional regulator MetJ, whose protein sequence is MADWNGEYISPYAEHGKKSEQVKKITVSIPLKVLKVLTDERTRRQINNLRHATNSELLCEAFLHAYTGQPLPTDEDLRKDRPDDIPTEAKELMTAMGIEFEAFDEE, encoded by the coding sequence ATGGCAGATTGGAATGGTGAATACATTAGCCCATATGCGGAGCACGGTAAGAAAAGCGAACAGGTAAAAAAAATCACAGTGTCTATCCCGCTGAAGGTGCTAAAGGTATTGACTGATGAGCGTACTCGCCGCCAAATCAATAACTTACGCCATGCAACCAACAGTGAGCTATTGTGCGAAGCTTTCCTGCACGCCTACACTGGCCAGCCGCTTCCAACCGACGAAGATTTGAGAAAAGACCGTCCAGATGACATCCCAACAGAAGCAAAAGAGCTAATGACGGCGATGGGGATTGAGTTTGAAGCGTTTGATGAAGAGTAA
- the priA gene encoding primosomal protein N', whose translation MRPNVARVALPVPLDKQFDYLVPAHLFPVVGGRVSVPFGPKTLVGIVMAFSHESEFPIDKLKPIKAALDSSPVWPKPLFELISWCSLYYQHPLGDTLSNALPAALRKGKPAEFAATVEWHITESGKNQLISGFGRAVKQAKVMHMLENGPCSHQTFVDNEVSTTVLKTLTEKGWISSIEKQTQPTLWPEAICNDPVDLRLNAEQAVAIASVNSQTEFGCYLLEGVTGSGKTEVYLQMIKPVLERGQQALVLVPEIGLTPQTINRFRKRFNVPIEVIHSGLNDTERLNAWLSARDKVAGIVIGTRSALLTPFADLGIIIVDEEHDTSYKQQDSLRYHARDVAVMRANKEQIPIILGSATPCIETLQNALAGKYHHLILSQRAGLAVPTTNKVIDVKGQFLEAGLSAPLIAELRRHLEAGNQVMLFLNRRGFSPALMCHECGWTAECHRCDAYYTYHQSSNEIRCHHCGSQRPIVHQCEGCGSHQLVTVGVGTEQLEAQLESLFPEYNTIRIDRDSTRRKGSLEAALDAIKKNEYQILIGTQMLAKGHHFPNVTLVALLDVDGSLYSSDFRASERLAQLFIQVAGRAGRASKPGEVLLQTHHPEDPLLQSLLHKDYRHFAETVIEERKLAKLPPFSFLTLVRAEANNSNEVENFLRQVRYSLEAHPLFDNACMVLGPTPAPIAKRAGKARWQLMLQVPSRPQMQKIISAAKPVIAQLPLAKKVRWSLDIEPQDLS comes from the coding sequence ATGCGCCCAAATGTCGCTCGCGTGGCCCTACCGGTACCACTCGACAAACAGTTTGACTACCTTGTTCCTGCCCATCTATTTCCGGTGGTTGGTGGACGTGTGTCTGTCCCGTTTGGGCCTAAAACCTTAGTGGGCATTGTCATGGCGTTCAGTCATGAGTCTGAGTTTCCCATCGACAAACTCAAACCAATAAAGGCTGCACTCGACAGCTCACCTGTCTGGCCAAAGCCTCTGTTTGAGTTAATCTCTTGGTGTAGCCTTTATTACCAACACCCATTGGGGGATACCTTAAGTAACGCACTTCCCGCTGCGCTTCGCAAAGGTAAACCAGCCGAATTTGCTGCGACCGTTGAATGGCACATCACGGAGTCGGGAAAAAACCAGCTTATCTCAGGATTTGGCCGCGCGGTCAAACAGGCCAAAGTCATGCATATGCTTGAAAATGGCCCATGCAGTCACCAAACCTTTGTTGATAATGAAGTCAGCACCACCGTACTTAAAACACTGACCGAAAAAGGCTGGATCAGCTCAATAGAAAAACAGACCCAGCCAACTTTATGGCCAGAGGCGATCTGTAACGATCCGGTTGATCTTCGTTTAAATGCCGAGCAAGCGGTCGCCATCGCCTCCGTCAACAGTCAAACTGAGTTTGGCTGCTATTTGCTGGAAGGGGTAACCGGCTCAGGTAAGACAGAGGTCTACCTGCAAATGATCAAGCCGGTACTCGAGCGCGGGCAACAAGCTTTGGTACTCGTCCCCGAGATTGGTCTGACGCCGCAAACCATCAACCGCTTTCGCAAACGCTTTAATGTCCCCATTGAGGTCATTCACTCAGGGCTGAACGACACCGAGCGTCTCAACGCTTGGCTGAGTGCTCGTGATAAAGTGGCAGGCATTGTTATCGGTACCCGATCGGCGCTGCTGACGCCGTTTGCTGATCTTGGCATCATTATTGTTGATGAAGAACACGACACCTCATACAAACAGCAAGATAGCCTGCGCTATCATGCGCGTGATGTGGCAGTGATGCGTGCCAACAAAGAGCAAATCCCGATTATTTTAGGCTCGGCAACACCTTGTATCGAAACGCTGCAAAACGCATTAGCCGGCAAGTATCATCATTTGATCCTCAGCCAGCGCGCGGGACTCGCCGTTCCGACCACCAATAAAGTGATAGATGTAAAAGGTCAGTTTCTCGAAGCCGGACTCTCGGCACCGCTTATCGCCGAACTGCGTCGCCATCTGGAAGCGGGTAATCAGGTGATGCTATTCCTCAACCGCCGCGGCTTTAGCCCTGCACTGATGTGCCATGAGTGTGGTTGGACCGCAGAGTGTCATCGCTGTGATGCGTACTACACCTATCACCAATCGAGTAACGAAATTCGCTGCCATCATTGTGGCTCACAGCGCCCTATCGTTCATCAGTGTGAAGGGTGTGGCTCACACCAGTTAGTGACTGTAGGCGTTGGTACCGAGCAGTTGGAAGCTCAGCTAGAAAGTCTATTTCCTGAATACAATACCATTCGCATTGACCGCGATAGCACCAGACGTAAAGGCAGCCTTGAGGCCGCGTTAGACGCCATCAAGAAAAACGAATATCAAATTCTAATCGGTACACAAATGCTGGCGAAAGGGCATCATTTTCCCAACGTCACTCTCGTCGCCCTATTGGATGTCGATGGTTCGCTGTACAGCAGTGACTTTAGAGCCTCTGAACGACTTGCTCAGCTATTTATTCAAGTTGCCGGACGTGCGGGTCGCGCCAGTAAACCTGGTGAAGTCCTGCTGCAAACACATCACCCAGAAGATCCGCTTCTGCAAAGCTTATTACACAAAGACTATCGACACTTTGCCGAAACGGTCATTGAGGAACGTAAGCTTGCTAAACTGCCACCGTTTAGCTTTTTGACCTTGGTACGCGCTGAAGCCAATAACAGCAACGAAGTGGAAAACTTTTTAAGACAAGTGCGCTATTCTTTGGAAGCTCACCCATTATTTGACAACGCATGCATGGTACTCGGCCCTACTCCAGCTCCAATCGCAAAACGCGCCGGAAAAGCGCGCTGGCAACTGATGCTGCAAGTACCCTCTAGGCCTCAAATGCAAAAGATCATCAGCGCAGCGAAGCCTGTCATTGCCCAGTTGCCGCTGGCAAAAAAAGTACGCTGGTCACTGGATATAGAGCCACAAGATCTTAGCTAG
- a CDS encoding SPOR domain-containing protein yields the protein MANRDYVRRGKGTGRRPAKKKTSGKKPWRSGLLAILLASGFGYGLYTLSNDPEPSKPQPTVTKPAPKPKPKPAKPIPPPPEEKWDYVETLPKREVEVKAKEQVVSKIPYIMQCGAYKTLAQAEARKLDIAFQGISSQIRKKENSSWFRVVLGPYKLKRDAERDKHKLQRAKIEPCAIWKETQ from the coding sequence GTGGCAAACCGAGACTATGTAAGACGGGGCAAAGGCACTGGCCGTCGCCCTGCAAAAAAGAAGACTTCCGGTAAGAAACCCTGGCGCAGTGGCTTGCTAGCGATTTTGCTCGCCAGTGGGTTTGGTTACGGGCTGTATACGCTAAGTAACGATCCGGAACCATCAAAGCCACAGCCGACGGTAACTAAACCAGCCCCAAAGCCGAAACCAAAGCCGGCGAAACCCATTCCACCACCACCTGAAGAAAAGTGGGACTACGTGGAAACCTTACCAAAGCGTGAGGTTGAGGTGAAAGCCAAAGAGCAAGTGGTTTCTAAGATCCCTTACATCATGCAGTGCGGCGCGTACAAAACGCTAGCACAGGCGGAAGCTCGTAAGTTGGACATTGCCTTCCAAGGGATCTCCAGCCAAATTCGCAAGAAAGAAAATAGTAGTTGGTTTAGAGTCGTACTCGGCCCATACAAGCTCAAGCGCGATGCTGAGCGCGATAAGCATAAGTTGCAGCGCGCTAAGATTGAACCTTGTGCAATTTGGAAGGAAACGCAGTAG
- the cytR gene encoding DNA-binding transcriptional regulator CytR, with protein MELPDRFRLKKRGHTFMATMKDVAQLAGVSTATVSRALMNPEKVSSSTRKRVEDAVLEAGYSPNSLARNLRRNESKTIVTIVPDICDPYFSEIIRGIEDAAMEHGYLVLLGDSGQSKKRETSFVNLVFTKQADGMLLLGTNLPFDISKPEQKNLPPIVMACEFAPELELPTVHIDNLTSAFEAVNYLSNLGHKRIAQIAGPDTAFLCRFRQQGYQQALRRAGLPMNPAYTVKGDFTFEAGARLVRTLLALPEPPTAIFCHNDVMAIGAMQEAKKLGLRVPQDLSVVGFDDIQFAQYCDPPLTTVSQPRYEIGRQAMYMMLEVLKGADVRAGSRLLDTELVIRDSAAPPRIL; from the coding sequence ATAGAACTTCCCGATAGGTTCAGACTTAAAAAGAGAGGACACACGTTTATGGCGACAATGAAGGATGTTGCCCAGCTTGCAGGCGTCTCAACGGCTACGGTATCGAGAGCTTTGATGAATCCGGAAAAAGTCTCATCTTCTACCCGTAAACGTGTGGAAGATGCTGTTTTGGAAGCTGGTTATTCGCCCAATTCACTCGCACGCAATCTTCGCAGAAATGAATCCAAAACCATAGTGACGATTGTTCCTGACATTTGCGACCCTTATTTTTCCGAGATCATTCGCGGCATTGAAGATGCAGCCATGGAGCATGGGTATCTTGTGCTACTCGGAGACAGCGGTCAGTCGAAAAAACGTGAAACCTCCTTTGTAAACCTTGTGTTTACCAAGCAAGCTGACGGCATGCTATTGCTCGGCACCAATCTTCCATTTGATATCAGTAAGCCAGAGCAAAAAAATCTGCCTCCGATTGTAATGGCATGTGAATTCGCGCCTGAGCTCGAACTGCCGACCGTGCATATTGATAACCTGACTTCAGCCTTTGAAGCGGTGAACTACCTTTCCAATCTAGGCCACAAACGAATTGCACAAATAGCCGGTCCAGACACCGCGTTTCTGTGTCGCTTTAGACAGCAGGGGTATCAGCAGGCACTGCGCCGCGCCGGATTACCAATGAACCCTGCCTACACCGTGAAAGGTGACTTTACGTTTGAAGCCGGTGCACGATTGGTTCGCACTCTCCTCGCCCTGCCAGAGCCGCCAACAGCCATCTTCTGTCACAATGACGTGATGGCCATTGGTGCAATGCAAGAGGCTAAGAAACTCGGCCTACGTGTCCCTCAAGACTTATCCGTTGTTGGCTTTGATGACATCCAATTCGCACAGTACTGCGATCCACCACTCACCACCGTGTCTCAACCGCGCTATGAGATCGGCCGCCAAGCCATGTATATGATGCTTGAAGTGCTCAAAGGCGCAGATGTTCGAGCTGGTTCGCGCTTATTGGATACCGAACTTGTGATCCGCGACAGTGCGGCTCCTCCAAGAATCCTTTAG
- the hslV gene encoding ATP-dependent protease subunit HslV, with protein MTTIVSVRRNNKVVIAGDGQVSLGNTVMKGNARKVRRLYNNQVLAGFAGGTADAFTLFERFESKLQMHQGHLTKAAVELAKDWRSDRALRKLEALLAVADETASLIITGNGDVVQPENDLIAIGSGGNFAQAAATALLENTELDAREIAEKALKIAGDICVFTNHHHTIEELESDA; from the coding sequence GTGACTACTATTGTATCTGTACGTCGTAACAACAAAGTCGTGATCGCGGGTGATGGACAAGTATCCCTGGGCAACACCGTAATGAAAGGCAATGCCCGTAAGGTTCGTAGACTGTACAACAACCAAGTACTGGCTGGCTTTGCTGGCGGCACGGCCGATGCGTTTACTCTGTTTGAACGCTTCGAAAGCAAATTACAAATGCACCAAGGCCACCTAACCAAAGCGGCCGTCGAGCTTGCTAAAGATTGGCGTAGCGACCGTGCGCTTCGCAAGTTAGAGGCGTTGTTAGCAGTAGCGGATGAAACCGCTTCGCTTATTATCACAGGTAACGGTGACGTGGTTCAGCCTGAAAATGATTTGATTGCTATTGGCTCAGGTGGCAACTTTGCTCAAGCCGCTGCCACTGCACTGCTGGAAAATACCGAATTAGATGCACGCGAAATCGCAGAGAAAGCCCTTAAGATTGCTGGCGATATTTGTGTGTTCACTAACCATCACCACACTATTGAAGAACTAGAAAGCGACGCGTGA
- the metF gene encoding methylenetetrahydrofolate reductase: protein MGYTHAGHIDALNQNIAELSDNINVSFEFFPPSTPTMEETLWKSVHRLKTLKPKFVSVTYGANSGERDRTHSIIKEIKSETGLVAAPHLTCIDASRDELVDIAEDYWANGIKNIVALRGDIPEGGGQPEMYASDLVELLKSRHDFDISVAAFPEVHPEAKSAQADLLNLKRKVDAGANRAITQFFFDVESYLRFRDRCVAAGIDVEIVPGILPVTNFKQASRFAAMNKVKVPGWMQKQFEGLDDDLMTRQLVGASQAIDMVRVLSREGVKDFHFYTLNRAEMTYALCHTLGVRPEA, encoded by the coding sequence ATGGGATACACACACGCAGGCCACATTGATGCTTTGAACCAGAATATTGCTGAACTGTCGGACAATATTAATGTTTCATTCGAGTTCTTTCCGCCGAGCACGCCGACAATGGAAGAGACGCTGTGGAAATCGGTTCACCGCCTAAAAACACTTAAACCTAAGTTTGTTTCTGTGACTTACGGTGCTAACTCTGGTGAGCGTGATCGCACCCACTCTATCATCAAAGAAATCAAATCAGAGACTGGTCTTGTGGCAGCGCCGCACCTAACGTGTATTGATGCATCTCGTGATGAGCTAGTCGATATCGCCGAAGATTACTGGGCGAACGGTATCAAGAACATCGTCGCGCTGCGTGGTGATATTCCAGAAGGTGGTGGTCAGCCAGAAATGTATGCCTCTGATTTGGTGGAGCTACTAAAATCTCGCCATGATTTTGATATCTCAGTGGCTGCATTCCCAGAAGTTCACCCAGAAGCGAAAAGTGCTCAGGCGGATCTTCTTAACCTAAAACGCAAAGTCGATGCCGGTGCTAACCGTGCAATTACTCAGTTCTTCTTTGATGTTGAAAGTTACCTGCGTTTTCGTGACCGTTGTGTGGCGGCAGGTATTGATGTGGAGATTGTTCCGGGTATTCTGCCTGTGACTAACTTTAAGCAAGCGTCGCGTTTTGCCGCAATGAACAAGGTCAAAGTGCCGGGTTGGATGCAAAAGCAGTTTGAAGGTCTCGATGATGACCTAATGACTCGTCAGTTGGTCGGCGCTAGCCAAGCCATCGACATGGTTCGCGTACTGAGCCGTGAAGGTGTGAAGGACTTCCACTTCTACACCCTAAACCGCGCAGAAATGACCTACGCACTGTGCCACACCCTAGGTGTCCGCCCAGAAGCGTAA
- the rpmE gene encoding 50S ribosomal protein L31 yields MKAGIHPEYKAVTATCSCGNTFEFNSTLGKDSIHLDVCDKCHPFYTGKQRIVDTGGRVDRFNKRFGALSSKK; encoded by the coding sequence ATGAAAGCTGGTATCCACCCAGAATACAAAGCTGTAACAGCAACTTGCTCTTGCGGCAACACATTCGAATTCAACTCTACTCTAGGTAAAGATTCTATCCACCTAGACGTATGTGACAAGTGCCACCCATTCTACACTGGTAAGCAGCGTATCGTTGATACTGGCGGCCGTGTTGATCGCTTTAACAAGCGTTTCGGTGCTCTATCTAGCAAGAAGTAA
- a CDS encoding O-succinylhomoserine (thiol)-lyase encodes MSNRKPATIAVRTGIESDTQHHAVVPPIYLSTNYGFPAFGEVPTYDYTRSGNPNRGLLETALYELESGKGAVVTNCGTSALNLWVSAFLGPEDTIIAPHDCYGGTYRLFNTRAQKGDFKVQFVDQSDEQAFDAALEKKPKLILLETPSNPLVRVVDIAAVCEKAKKVGALVAVDNTFLTPVYQKPLELGADFVIHSTTKYINGHSDVIGGVVITKTEEHAEELGWWGNCIGATGTPFDSYMTLRGIRTLGARMRVHEESSQQILDFLKPQPLVKVIYHPSLPEHPGHEIAKKQQSGFGSMLSFEFAGSFEQLKYFVGELELFSLAESLGGVESLICHPASMTHRAMGEEALAEAGVSQQLLRLSVGLEDAQDLIDDLAQAFEKATAFGG; translated from the coding sequence ATGAGCAATCGGAAGCCAGCGACAATAGCCGTACGTACTGGTATCGAATCGGATACCCAGCATCACGCTGTGGTGCCACCTATTTATCTTTCTACTAACTACGGATTCCCTGCGTTTGGGGAAGTGCCGACTTACGATTACACCCGCTCAGGAAACCCAAACCGAGGTTTACTAGAAACCGCTCTGTATGAGCTGGAATCTGGTAAAGGTGCGGTCGTGACCAACTGTGGTACTTCTGCGCTTAACCTTTGGGTCTCTGCTTTCTTAGGCCCTGAAGACACCATTATTGCCCCTCACGATTGTTATGGCGGTACTTACCGTTTATTTAACACGCGAGCACAAAAAGGCGACTTCAAGGTTCAATTTGTCGATCAAAGTGATGAACAAGCTTTTGATGCCGCGCTTGAGAAAAAGCCAAAACTCATCTTGCTAGAAACACCATCAAACCCGTTAGTGCGTGTGGTGGATATCGCTGCTGTGTGCGAAAAAGCAAAAAAAGTGGGCGCGCTGGTGGCCGTGGACAATACCTTTTTGACACCGGTGTACCAAAAGCCTCTTGAGCTTGGTGCGGACTTTGTTATTCACTCAACCACTAAATATATCAACGGTCACTCTGATGTGATTGGCGGTGTGGTGATCACTAAAACCGAAGAACACGCCGAAGAGCTAGGCTGGTGGGGCAACTGTATTGGTGCGACGGGCACGCCATTTGATAGCTATATGACGCTGCGCGGTATTCGTACCCTTGGTGCTCGTATGCGTGTTCATGAAGAAAGCTCGCAACAGATCCTCGATTTTCTCAAGCCGCAACCATTAGTGAAAGTGATTTATCACCCGAGCTTACCTGAGCATCCGGGCCATGAGATTGCTAAGAAGCAGCAGTCAGGCTTCGGCTCAATGCTGAGCTTTGAGTTCGCTGGCAGTTTTGAGCAGCTTAAATACTTTGTTGGCGAGCTAGAGCTATTCTCTCTCGCAGAGTCGTTGGGCGGCGTAGAAAGTCTGATTTGCCACCCTGCATCAATGACACACCGTGCCATGGGTGAAGAGGCGTTGGCGGAAGCGGGCGTTTCTCAGCAGCTGCTTCGTCTGTCAGTTGGTCTGGAAGACGCGCAAGATCTGATTGATGACCTTGCTCAGGCGTTTGAGAAAGCCACTGCGTTTGGAGGATAA
- a CDS encoding malic enzyme-like NAD(P)-binding protein has protein sequence MSDDHQIDEFRQQALDYHANPVPGKIEIALTKPANSAADLALAYSPGVAEPVREIAQNAENVYKYTAKGNMVAVISNGTAILGLGNLGPMASKPVMEGKALLFKRFAGLDSIDIEVKHRTIDEFVDTVANISDTFGGINLEDIKAPDCFEIERRLIERCDVPVFHDDQHGTAIVTAAGMLNAIELQGKDLKETTIVCLGAGAAAIACMELLIKCGAMREKIYMLDRKGVIHTRRDDLNEYKQLFANNTDKRTLEDVIEGADLFLGVSGPDLLPPEALTLMADKPIVFACSNPDPEIKPELAHQVRDDLIMGTGRSDYPNQVNNVLCFPFIFRGALDVRASEINDEMKLAAVEAIRELAKEPVPQDVLDAAGVEALTFGKDYIIPKPMDPRLLPRVAKAVAKAAVESGVARIELPDSYMA, from the coding sequence ATGTCCGATGATCATCAAATCGACGAATTTCGCCAACAAGCGCTTGATTACCATGCCAACCCCGTCCCTGGAAAAATTGAAATAGCGTTAACTAAACCCGCTAATTCTGCCGCTGATTTAGCACTCGCATACAGCCCGGGTGTGGCTGAACCGGTGCGCGAAATCGCGCAGAACGCCGAGAATGTCTATAAGTACACCGCAAAAGGCAATATGGTCGCGGTGATCTCAAACGGTACCGCCATTCTGGGTTTAGGTAACTTAGGCCCAATGGCCTCTAAGCCGGTAATGGAAGGTAAAGCGCTGCTGTTCAAACGTTTTGCAGGCCTAGATTCGATTGATATTGAAGTGAAACATCGCACGATTGATGAGTTTGTGGACACTGTGGCGAATATTTCTGACACGTTTGGTGGTATCAACCTCGAAGATATCAAAGCACCAGACTGCTTTGAAATTGAGCGCCGCCTTATCGAGCGTTGTGATGTTCCGGTTTTCCACGATGACCAACACGGTACCGCGATTGTTACCGCAGCGGGCATGCTTAATGCGATAGAGCTGCAAGGTAAAGATCTAAAAGAAACAACGATCGTCTGCTTAGGTGCAGGAGCGGCTGCCATTGCATGTATGGAGCTATTGATCAAATGTGGCGCGATGCGTGAAAAGATCTACATGCTGGATCGCAAAGGTGTGATCCACACTCGTCGTGACGATCTTAACGAGTACAAACAGTTGTTTGCTAATAACACCGACAAACGCACGCTAGAAGATGTGATTGAAGGTGCCGACTTATTCCTTGGTGTATCGGGTCCAGATTTGCTGCCACCAGAAGCGTTGACGTTAATGGCGGACAAGCCGATTGTGTTTGCTTGTTCAAACCCTGATCCAGAAATCAAACCGGAGCTTGCTCACCAAGTTCGTGATGACCTAATCATGGGCACCGGTCGTTCAGACTATCCAAACCAAGTAAACAACGTACTGTGTTTCCCGTTTATCTTCCGTGGCGCACTGGATGTTCGTGCAAGCGAGATTAATGATGAAATGAAACTGGCTGCGGTCGAAGCGATTCGTGAGCTAGCGAAAGAGCCAGTACCACAAGACGTACTGGATGCTGCCGGTGTTGAAGCGCTGACGTTTGGTAAAGACTACATCATTCCAAAACCGATGGATCCACGTCTGCTACCTCGCGTAGCTAAAGCGGTCGCGAAAGCAGCGGTTGAATCGGGTGTGGCGCGTATTGAGTTGCCTGATAGTTATATGGCTTAA
- a CDS encoding bifunctional aspartate kinase/homoserine dehydrogenase II: MSHSNIQNKQLHKFGGSSLADPECYRRVVSILKDYSNEEDLIVVSAAGKTTNRLIEFLDALNKDGRIAHEHLQALRQFQLELVESLLTGEEAEGLTALLQDEFSTLGELSYPLTEAERASVLGHGEVWSSRLLAALLRQSDLPAVAQDARAFLRAEFGTQPEVDRAKSYPLIKEVLAQHAHHRVVITGFMAQSECGETVLLGRNGSDYSATVIGALAEVSCVTIWSDVAGVYSADPRVVNDACLLPLLRLDEASELARLAAPVLHSRTLQPVAQSAMDLNLRCSYQPESGSTRIERVLASGRGAKIITSLDEVLLIELAFGAGHDFERAQTEVLNGLKRAQLAPLAFEAQADQSRLRLAYTAEIASGALTELQDLAIEAEIKLKEGYSMLAAVGAGVTKNANHCFGFYQQLKHAPVEFFSEAESQLSLAAVLRKSDIQPLVKSVHTQLFQAQKRVAVALCGKGNIGSSWLDLFKEQKSELEKRRGMSFNLVAVIDSQTYWFDEEGIDEQQVLARYEDEATEYQGDIWLQRLAGLQGYDEGVVLDVTASAALAERYVSIAEHGLHLISANKVAGSAPSNDYHAVQDAFSKTGRHWLYNATVGAGLPINHTVRDLRESGDDIVALSGIFSGTLSWLFQQFDGSVPFAELVDLAWQQGLTEPDPRSDLDGSDVMRKLVILARESGLDIEPDAVEVESLVPEELAELSLEDFFEKATLLSEILQERLEKAQREEKVLRYVARLDRQGKARVGIEALSKEHALANLLPCDNIFAIESKWYKDNPLVIRGPGAGREVTAGAIQSDLNLMSSFF; this comes from the coding sequence ATGAGTCACAGCAACATCCAGAATAAGCAGCTGCATAAATTTGGTGGCAGTAGCTTGGCTGACCCTGAATGCTATCGCCGAGTGGTCTCTATCCTTAAAGATTACTCCAATGAGGAAGACTTGATTGTGGTGTCGGCTGCGGGCAAAACCACCAATCGTCTGATCGAATTTCTTGATGCACTCAATAAAGATGGTCGTATTGCCCATGAACATCTGCAAGCTCTGCGTCAGTTTCAACTTGAATTAGTTGAATCACTACTCACAGGTGAGGAAGCCGAAGGGCTGACCGCTCTATTACAAGATGAGTTTAGTACGCTGGGCGAGCTGAGTTATCCACTGACAGAAGCGGAGCGCGCTTCTGTTCTCGGACACGGTGAGGTGTGGTCTTCACGTCTACTCGCGGCGTTGCTTAGACAAAGTGATCTGCCAGCGGTGGCTCAAGATGCGAGAGCGTTTCTTCGCGCCGAGTTTGGTACGCAGCCAGAGGTCGACCGAGCAAAGTCGTACCCATTGATTAAAGAAGTGCTTGCCCAGCACGCGCATCACCGAGTCGTGATCACGGGCTTTATGGCGCAAAGTGAATGCGGTGAAACCGTGTTGCTTGGTCGTAATGGTTCGGATTATTCCGCGACAGTGATTGGTGCATTGGCGGAAGTCTCATGTGTCACCATCTGGAGTGATGTTGCTGGTGTATACAGCGCGGACCCTCGTGTGGTTAATGACGCTTGTCTATTACCCTTGCTGCGATTGGATGAAGCGAGCGAATTAGCGCGCTTAGCGGCACCTGTACTTCACAGTCGTACGCTGCAGCCTGTGGCTCAAAGCGCTATGGATTTGAATCTTCGCTGTAGTTATCAACCTGAGTCGGGCTCAACGCGTATTGAACGCGTATTGGCTTCTGGTCGTGGTGCGAAAATCATTACCTCTCTGGATGAAGTGTTGCTTATTGAGTTAGCTTTCGGTGCTGGTCACGATTTTGAGCGTGCACAGACCGAAGTGCTGAACGGCCTCAAGCGTGCGCAATTGGCGCCGCTGGCGTTTGAAGCGCAAGCAGACCAATCTCGTCTTCGTCTCGCTTACACCGCAGAAATTGCCTCTGGTGCGCTCACTGAGCTGCAAGATTTGGCTATTGAAGCAGAGATTAAACTCAAAGAAGGTTACTCCATGCTGGCGGCAGTCGGTGCGGGCGTGACGAAAAACGCCAACCATTGCTTTGGTTTTTATCAGCAGCTAAAACATGCGCCAGTAGAGTTTTTCTCAGAAGCTGAGTCGCAATTGAGTCTAGCCGCTGTACTGCGCAAATCAGACATTCAGCCGCTAGTAAAATCGGTCCACACTCAGCTGTTCCAGGCGCAAAAGCGTGTTGCGGTGGCGCTGTGTGGTAAAGGTAACATTGGTTCAAGCTGGCTCGATCTGTTCAAAGAGCAGAAAAGCGAGCTAGAGAAACGTCGTGGCATGAGCTTTAACTTGGTCGCTGTTATTGACAGTCAGACCTATTGGTTTGATGAAGAGGGTATCGACGAGCAGCAGGTACTTGCACGCTACGAAGATGAAGCCACTGAATACCAAGGTGACATCTGGCTGCAGCGCTTAGCTGGACTTCAAGGTTATGATGAAGGTGTGGTGCTAGACGTCACTGCGAGCGCGGCTCTAGCCGAAAGATATGTGAGTATTGCAGAGCATGGTTTGCACCTTATCTCAGCAAACAAAGTCGCCGGCTCAGCGCCAAGCAATGATTACCACGCGGTACAAGATGCGTTCTCAAAAACAGGTCGCCACTGGTTGTATAACGCCACTGTGGGCGCAGGGTTACCGATAAACCATACCGTTCGCGATCTGCGTGAAAGCGGAGATGACATCGTAGCGCTATCAGGTATCTTCTCTGGCACTTTGTCTTGGTTGTTCCAGCAGTTTGACGGCTCTGTGCCTTTTGCAGAGCTTGTAGACCTCGCATGGCAGCAGGGCTTAACCGAGCCAGATCCACGCTCGGACTTAGATGGTTCGGACGTGATGCGTAAGCTGGTTATCTTGGCGCGCGAGTCTGGATTGGATATCGAACCTGACGCGGTTGAAGTGGAGTCTTTGGTTCCTGAAGAGCTTGCTGAGTTGTCACTCGAAGACTTCTTTGAGAAAGCCACTCTGCTGAGCGAAATCTTGCAAGAACGCCTAGAAAAGGCTCAGCGTGAAGAGAAAGTGCTGCGCTACGTTGCTCGCCTTGATAGACAGGGTAAAGCGCGAGTAGGGATTGAAGCGCTATCGAAAGAGCATGCGCTGGCGAATCTTCTGCCTTGTGACAATATCTTCGCGATTGAGAGTAAGTGGTATAAGGATAATCCGTTGGTGATTCGTGGTCCAGGTGCGGGTCGTGAAGTGACGGCTGGGGCGATTCAGTCGGATTTGAATTTGATGTCTAGCTTTTTTTGA